The Silvanigrella paludirubra genome includes a window with the following:
- a CDS encoding NAD(P)-dependent oxidoreductase, producing the protein MNLTVEKTFHYLGTRIFPGIPLTKDGIIGFTLPDTPEKTIAQKIQIFANSQNVDNIYSFITCIIDNLEKKELEAIKEYLPNVTHIGNFGVGFNHIDIDYAKNLGFRVTNSPGVLTEATADIAFTLLLCVTRRVAEGYSIVKNTSKYPGWAPDYLLGTSLQNKTLGIVGYGEIGKALAKRAKAFGLKCVALKSNNWDSIDKNSSIEIERLSENDFFKVSDIISLNCPLTEQSKNWLNQERISKIKQGAVIINTARGELIDEPSLADALNNNHLSGAGLDVFCHEPVLSEHLKTAKNIFILPHIGSATHETRQAMGGRVFDSIKAHFKERQELRQKGVLPFQIK; encoded by the coding sequence ATGAATTTAACGGTAGAAAAAACATTCCACTATTTAGGGACCAGAATCTTTCCAGGAATTCCTTTAACTAAAGACGGTATAATTGGTTTTACCCTTCCTGATACTCCTGAAAAAACGATAGCTCAAAAAATTCAAATATTTGCAAATTCTCAAAATGTGGATAACATATATTCCTTTATTACCTGCATTATAGATAACTTAGAAAAAAAAGAGTTAGAAGCTATAAAAGAATATTTACCAAACGTAACACATATTGGAAACTTTGGTGTTGGATTTAACCATATAGATATTGATTATGCTAAAAATCTTGGTTTTAGAGTAACAAACTCACCTGGAGTACTGACCGAGGCTACTGCCGATATTGCCTTTACACTTTTATTGTGTGTAACAAGAAGGGTAGCAGAAGGGTATTCTATTGTTAAAAATACATCTAAATACCCTGGCTGGGCCCCTGATTATCTATTAGGTACTAGTTTACAAAATAAAACATTAGGTATTGTTGGTTACGGCGAAATTGGCAAAGCTTTGGCAAAAAGAGCAAAAGCATTTGGCTTAAAATGTGTTGCATTAAAATCTAACAATTGGGATTCAATAGATAAAAACTCTAGTATTGAAATTGAACGCCTTTCTGAAAACGATTTTTTTAAGGTTTCCGATATTATTTCATTAAACTGCCCACTAACGGAACAATCAAAAAACTGGTTGAATCAAGAAAGAATTTCAAAGATAAAGCAAGGAGCTGTTATTATTAACACAGCCAGAGGGGAACTTATCGACGAACCCAGCTTGGCAGATGCTTTAAATAATAACCACCTATCTGGTGCAGGACTGGATGTCTTTTGCCACGAACCTGTTTTGTCTGAGCACCTCAAAACAGCAAAAAATATATTTATACTTCCTCATATAGGCAGTGCAACGCACGAAACACGCCAAGCTATGGGAGGTAGAGTTTTTGACTCAATAAAGGCTCATTTTAAAGAAAGGCAAGAATTACGGCAAAAAGGAGTTTTGCCTTTTCAAATTAAATAG
- a CDS encoding helix-turn-helix domain-containing protein, whose translation MMKNVTPEKPESFGQYIAIHMKNFRREYGLSQEQLSERSGVPRSTIASLERGEGNPTLQVLVGISQGLGVEMSALLQKPTPTAALYKKEEAVKIPKKLIYSDENIVKFIHVLQLTPENSRYLILQEYSLNENERFPGSPHSPGTEEYFFCFSGSFEIMVESEFFTINEGDLLCFDGHQRHAYACRKGFKTSKGLSIVVQVPKF comes from the coding sequence ATGATGAAAAATGTCACACCAGAAAAACCAGAAAGTTTTGGACAGTATATTGCAATACATATGAAAAACTTTAGAAGAGAATATGGTTTGAGCCAAGAGCAACTTTCTGAGAGATCTGGAGTTCCAAGAAGTACCATTGCAAGTTTGGAAAGAGGGGAAGGAAACCCTACTTTGCAAGTATTAGTTGGCATTTCTCAAGGACTCGGTGTTGAAATGTCTGCTTTATTGCAAAAACCGACTCCAACTGCAGCATTATATAAAAAAGAAGAAGCTGTAAAAATCCCAAAAAAACTAATTTACTCAGATGAAAATATTGTAAAATTTATCCATGTACTTCAACTAACTCCAGAAAATTCAAGATATTTAATTTTGCAAGAATATTCTTTAAATGAAAATGAACGATTTCCAGGCTCACCACATAGCCCAGGTACTGAAGAATATTTCTTTTGTTTTTCAGGTTCATTTGAAATTATGGTGGAGAGTGAATTTTTTACGATTAATGAAGGAGATTTATTGTGTTTTGATGGGCACCAAAGACATGCTTATGCCTGTAGAAAAGGATTTAAAACTTCTAAAGGTTTAAGTATTGTTGTTCAGGTACCCAAATTTTAA